The genomic segment CCCGGGCATACTAGAGGCGTGGCCTCCCTGCGACGCCTCTTCGCTCGCCCCGGCTCCGGCGATCCCCAGCCCGGCCGCCTGAGCGGTCACCGCCGCTGGCGGGGCCCGCTGCGGTTCGTCGCCGTGGGCCTGGCCGTCACCGTCGCCCTCGGCGCGGCTGCGCTCGTCACCTACACGGCCGTCGAGCTGGCCCGGTTCCAGCGGGTGGAGATTCGGCGGACCACGATCGTGATGGCCACCGGCCAGCCGCTGGCGCCGGGGATGAACGTGCGGGCCCTCGATCTCGCCGGGACGTTGACCCGGCTGCGCTATCGGGAAGTGCGGTCGACGCCGACGAGCCCGGGACGACACCTCCGCCAGGCCGCCGCCTGGGACATCTACGTGCGGGGCGTCGCCGAAGCCGGGCCCCCGCGGCCCCGGCAACTGCGTCTCGAGCTGGACGGGGACCGGATCACCAGGATCCTGGACGACGGCGCGCCGGTGGCCGCGGCCAGCCTCGAGCCCGAAGTCATCACCAGCGTCGCCGACCGTCCCGGCGAGGACTACCGCCCGGTGCGGCTGGCCGACGTGCCGCTGGCGTTCCTTCAAGCCATCCTCGCGGCGGAGGATCACCGCTTCTTCGAGCATGCCGGCATCGATCTCAGAGGGCTCGCGCGGGCGTTCTGGGTCAATCTGCAAAGCGGCCGGGTCGCCCAGGGCGGCAGCACCATCACCCAGCAGCTGGTGAAGAATCGCCTGCTCGGGGCTCAGCGGACCCTCGGCCGAAAGCTGCGCGAGGCCTGGCTGGCCGCGGTGATCGAGTGGTACTACACGAAAGAGCAGATCCTCGAGGCGTACCTCAACGAGATCTATCTCGGCCAGCGCGGAGGGCTGGCCATCCGCGGGGTCGGGGCGGCCACACGCTCGTACTTCGGCAAGGAGGTGCACCAGCTCACGCTGTCCGAGTCCGCCCTGGTGGCCGGTATGGTGCGGGCGCCGAACAGCTACTCGCCCGTCCTCCACCCCCAGCGGGCCCGTCAGCGTCGCAACACCGTCCTGGGCCGGCTCCGCGAGCTCCAGCAGATCTCCGCAGCCGACTACGAAGCGGCGCGCCGCGAGCCGCTCCGGATCCGGCCGGCGCCGACTACCGGTCAGCTGGCGCCCTACTTCGCCGACTACGTGCGCGAGGAGCTCGAGGAGCGACTCGAGGGCGGGCTGGGCGGCGTGGGCAGCCGGGTCTTCACCACGCTCGACCCCGCGCTGCAGCGCTTCGCCGAACAGGCGGTCGTCCGGGGCCTGGAGCGGCTGGAGAAGGCTCGTCCCCGTCTGAAGCGGGCCGCGCCCAGGGAGCGCCTGCAAGCGGTTCTGGTCGCACTCGACCCCGCCACCGGCCACATCCGGGCCCTCGTTGGCGGCCGGGATTACGAGCAGAGCCAGTTCAACCGCGCGGCGTTCGCCCGCCGGCAGCCCGGCTCGGCGTTCAAGCCCTTCGTGTTCGCGGCGGCGCTCGGCCGGCTCCAGGGCGAGCCGGCCTTCACCGCCGCGACGTTCGTCGACGACGAGCCGCTCGCGGTCACCGTGGAGGGCGAGATCTGGAGCCCGCGCAACTATCAGGACCGCTACGAAGGGCGAGTGACCGTGCGGCGGGCGCTCGAGCAATCCTTGAACAGCGCAACCGTACGCATCGCGCTGGAGATCGGCCTCGACCGGGTGATCCGCGCGGCCCGCGCGCTGGGCCTGACCAGCCGGCTGGCCCCGGTGCCGGCCGTGGCGCTGGGCGCGTTCGAGGTCAGCCCGCTGGAGCTCGGCCGGGCCTACCTGCCCTTCGCCAACGGCGGCGTTCGGTTGGACCGAACGACGGCGGTCCGTTCCGTCCGCGATGCCGACGGCAGTCCCGGCGTCCTGGTGGAGCCGACCACGGCACAGGCCATCTCCCCCGCCGAGGCTTACGTGATGACCTCCCTTCTCCAGGGCGTCATCGCCTCGGGCACCGGGGCCGCCGCGCAGCCCCTGCAGGCCATGGGCGCGGTGGCCGGCAAGACCGGCACCACCAACGATGGGCGCGACGCGTGGTTCGTGGGCTACACGCCCAATCTCCTGGCTCTGGTCTGGGTGGGTTTCGACAGCGGCCAGGCCCACGGCCTGAGCGGCTCGGACGCCGCCCTGCTGATATGGACGGCGTTCATCCGCCAGGCGCTCGAGGCGTACCCCGCGCCAGGGTTCCCTACCCCCGCCGGCATCACCACGGCCAAGATCGACGTCGCCAACGGCAAGCTCGCCAGCCTCTTCTGCCCGGTGACCGTACGTGAGACGTTCCTCACCGGGACGGAGCCCGCGCCCTGCGACGAGCACGGCGTCCTGCCCGAACCCGTCGTGGAGTGGTGGCGCCGCTTCCGGGACTGGCTCGGACGCTGACTCTCATCGGAGGGGGCGACACACTGGCGCGCCCGCGGGGCGCGACGGCCCCCTCCGAGACCTCCCCCCAGGAATTGCGCCGGCTGAGGCGGCGCTCGAAAGCGGCTTAGGACCTCAGGCTGGCAGGCCGATGAGGGCGGCGAGCTCGGTGAAGGAACGCACCGTCACGTCGGCTTCGCTGGTCACCTCGGTGCCGTGCGGGGCGTAGAGGACGGTCGGCATTCCGACGGCGCGAGCTCCGCGGATGTCGGAGGCCAGGCCGTCGCCGACCATGGCGACCGCGGGGGCGGGCAGGCCCAGGCGAGCCAGCATCATCCGGAACAGAGGCGGCTCCGGTTTCCCGATCACCTCCGGCCGGACCCCGGCCGCCGTCGCGACGGCCCCGACGATGGCGCCACACCCCGGTAAGAACTCGCCCCCTTCCACCGGGAGGCGCGGGTCCAGGTTCGGCGTGACGAGCCCAGCGCCGGCGGCGGCGGCCCGGGCTGCGGCCGTGAGCCGCTCGTAGGTCAGGTCGAAGTCGTTGCCCACGGCCACCACCGTCGCGGCCCGCCACTCTTTGACGTCGATGAGCGCGTGGCCGGCGGCCAGGACGGCGTCGGCCATCTCGCGGGCGCCGATGACGAGCACGCGGCTACGACCCCAGCGCGCACCGATGACGTCGCCGATGATGTCCAGCGGCGTGAGGACGTGCTCGGCGACGCCCACGCCGAGGCGGTGCAGACGAGCCCGCAGATCAGCGCCGGTGGCGCGGGAGTTGTTGGAGAGAAACCCCAGCCGGCGGCCGCTGCTCCCCACGCCGTCCAGCAGCTCGCGCGCCCCGGGGTTGAGCACCTCGCCGCTCCAGACGCACCCGTCGAGGTCGAAGATGAAGCCGCGCAGACCGGCCAGCACGCCGTTCAATCGGCCGCCGTCCGCCGGAACTCCGCGATGGCCTCGGCGTACACCTCCTCGGTGCGCGCGGCCACGCGGGCCCACGAGAATCGCTCCTCCACGCGGCGCCGGCCGGCCTTGCCCATGGCCCGGGCCGCGCCGGGGTCGTCGAGCAGGCGGCGCAGCGCCGCGGCGAGCTCGTCGGGACGCCCGGGCGGCACAAGATAGCCCGTCGTGCCATCCTCGACCACCTCGAGGATGCCGCCGACGGCCGAGGCCACCACCGGCGTCTCGCAGGCCATGGCTTCCAGGTTGATGAGGCCGAACGGCTCGTACACCGACGGGCAGGCGAAGGCGACGGCATGACTGTAGAGCTGCGCCACGTCGTCCACGGGCACCATGCTGTTGATCCAGCGGACGTTGGGATGCTGGGGCACCGCCTGCCGCAGGCGCTCCTCGATCTCCGCCGTGTCGGGGGCCGACGCGCAGAGGACGACCTGGACGGAGGGCGGCAGCTTGGCCGCCGCGTCCAGCAAGTGGAAGATCCCCTTCTGGTCGGTGATCCGCCCGACAAAGAGCACGTACGGCGGGCGCACGCCATAGCGGTCCAGGGCGTCCCGCCGCCCGGTGCGGCGGAAGCGCTGGGGGTCGATGCCGTTGTGGATCACCACCACGCGCGCGGGATCCACGGCGAAGTGACGCTGGATGTCGTCGCGCATCTGGCCCGAGACCGCGATCACGCGATCCGCCGCCTCCACCGCCGTCTTCTCGATCCACGTAGAGAGCAGATAGCCGCTGCCAAGCTGGTCAGCCTTCCAGGGCCGCAGCGGCTCCATGCTGTGCAGGGTGACGATGAGCGGAATGCGGTACAGCGTTCTGATCCAGAGCCCGGCCATGTCGGCGTACCAGGTGTGGGCGTGGGCGACATCGGCATCGACCGGGTCACGGGCCATGGCCAGGTCGATGGACAGCGTCTCCAGCGCGGGCGCGAAGCGCGGCCCCTCGGGGCCGGCGGCCAGCCGCGGCCACGGCGCATAGCCGCGGACGACGATGCCCTCGGCCGACGCGGCCGACCGCTCGCCGAAGCAGCGGACCTCCACGGGCATGCGCTCGCCGAGAGCCTGGCTGAGCTGATCGACCACGACACCTGCGCCTCCATAGACGTGCGGCGGGTACTCGCGCGTGAGGAGAAGGGCTTTCACTCTCGTAGAATACCATCGGGCCCGTTCCCCAACGGCACGTCCATCTAGCTTACGCCAGCGGGATGGTGACGCTGCAGAGCAGCGATGGTCGGACCCACGAGTGTCGCGGCAACGACGAGACGTTGAAGGATCTGAAGGTCGGCGATCGCCTGGAGCTCGGTCTGCGGCAGCCGGCGCGCTGATCGGGGCGGCCCTCATTCGGTGGCCGCGTCGCTGCTCGTGTCGTCGGCCTCGTCCCAGCGCTCCAGTTTGCGGGAGACGGTCCGGGGGTCGATGCCGAGCAGCCGCGCGGTGAGGGTCTTGTTGTTCCGCGTCGCCCGCAGCGTCGCTTCCAGGAGGCGCTGCTCCACTTCCGCCAGCGGGGTTCCGATGCGGATGGAGAGCACGCCTTCGGGAAGCGGCGCGGCGCCGGCGATCTCCTCGGGGAGGTCGGTGACGTCTATCTGGGCGTCTTTGGCCAGCACCACCCCGCGCTCGATTACGTTCTCCAGCTCGCGCACGTTGCCCGGCCAGGAGTAGCCTTCGAGCCGCCGCCGGGCCTCGTCGGTGAAGCCCTCCAGCTTGCGATTGTTCTTGGCCGCATAGAGGTGCAGGAAGTGCTGGGCGAGGACGGGAATGTCCTCGCGGCGCTCGCGCAGCGGCGGTACGGTGATGGTGATCACGTTCAAACGGTAGTAGAGATCTTCCCGGAAGCGCTTCTCCCGGACGAGCTGGGCCAGGTCCTGATTGGTGGCGGCCACGATGCGGACGTCCACCCGGATGGTGCGGGTGCCGCCCAGGCGTTCGAACTCCCCCTCCTGGAGCACCCTGAGGATCTTGGGCTGGGTCACCAGCGAGAGATCGGTCACCTCGTCCAGGAACAGCGTACCCCCGTCGGCCAGCTCGAAGCGCCCTTCCTTCCGGCCGGCGGCGCCGGTGAAGGCTCCGCGCTCGTAGCCGAAGAGCTCCGACTCCAGGAGCGCCTCGGGCAGGGCCGCGCAGTTCACCGCCACGAAGGGGCCGTTGCGGCGCGGCGACCGCTCGTGGATCGCGCGGGCAACCAGCTCCTTGCCGGTGCCGCTTTCCCCCTGGATGCGCACGGTCGCCGAGCTGTTGGCCACCTGCTCCACCAGCGTCATCATGCGCCGGAAGGCCGGGCTCGTCCCGATGACCGCGCCCTGGCGGAGCAAGGCGTCCAGACGCTGCTGCAGCGCCCGGTTCTGCTCGATGAGGGCCCGGCGCTCCAGGGCCTGGCGGATCACCCGTTGCAGCTGGGCCCGCTGCACCGGCTTGGTGAGGAAATCGTAGGCGCCGTCCTTCATCGCCTTGACGGCCTCTTCGATGGTGCCGAAGGCCGTCAACAAGATCACGTCGACGTCGGGGGCGATCGCCTTGGCCGCGTGCAGGAGCTCGATCCCGCTCAGCCCGGGCATCTTGAGATCGGTGAGGATCAGGTCCACTCCGCCCGCCTGCAGCCGCTCCAGGGCCGCCTGGCCGTCGGAAGCGGCGACCACGCGGTAACCGTCGCGGTTGAGCGTCCGCTCCAGGCTCTCCCGCAGCCCGGGGTCGTCGTCGGCGACCAGGATGGTGGCGGGGTCAGACACGGGCCGGACTCTTGATGGGCAGCCGGAGCGTGAAGCAGGCGCCGCCACCGGGCCGATTCTCCCAGCGCAGGTCGCCCCCGTGCTCCTCGACGATCTGACGGGCGATCGACAGGCCCAGCCCCGTGCCCTGCGGCTTGGTGGTGAAGAAGGGCTCGAACAGCCGCTTGGCCACTTCGTCGGAGATGCCGGGGCCGTCGTCGCTGACGCTCACCTCGACGGCGTCACCCTCGCGCCGGCTGGCCAGCGTCAGCTCATGGCCTCGGGAGAGAGCCTCCAGGCCGTTCTTCACGAGGTTCAGGACCGCCTGGCGGAGCAACCCCCGATCCACCTCCATCATCGGCACCTGGGGGTCGGTGGCCACGCGCAGCCGCAAACCCTGGCGGGTGGCCACCGGGCGGATGAACTCGCCGACCTCCTCCACCAGGCCGTTGACGGATTCCTCCTCGAAGTGAGGCCGAGGGAAGCGGGCGAACGTGAGGTACTCCTCGGTGAGCGCATCCAGCGCGCGCACCTGGTCGCGGATGGCCGAGACCAGGGCAGGCGCCTCGTCGGAGTCGTGCCCCGGCCGGCTCCGCACGATGTCTTGCAGGATCTCGGCGTTGAGCTCGATGGCGCTGATGGGGTTGCGCACCTCGTGGGCCACCTTCAGGCTGAGCCGCCCGACGGTGGCCATGCGCTCGGCCACGATCAGCTCTTCCTGCGCCGATTGCAGGCGGTTGAGCGTGCCCGTCAGCTCGGTGTTGAGCCGCTCTACCTCCCCTCGCGCCCGCCGTTCCCGGTCGGCCACGAGGCCCAGCGTCATCGCCGGCAGGCCGAACATGCCGGCCAGCAGCACCCCCGGCGTCCAGCCGACCCACGGCGGCACCACGTGGGTCGCCAGCGTGTAGAGCCCGCCGGCCAGCAGGGCCGCGGTCAATCCCACCCAGGGCCCGAAGTAGTAGGCGTTTACGGCCACCAGCGGGAAGAAGAGGAGGTAGAAGAGGCTTTCGGCGGCGCCGGTCAGGCAGAGCAGCACGAACACCAGCAAGAGGTCGATGGCCAGCGCGCCGAGGAAGATGCCCCGCGTCGCCCTGGGGTTGATGGTCACCAGGGCGAAGATGCCGCTCTTATAGGCGGCGAACCAGAACACGAGCGAGTACAGATCGACCTGGTGGCGGGGGCGCAACGGCACCAGCCCGATGGTGGCGAGCCCTCCCACCATGGCCACGGCGAGGAGGACGGCGAAGACGCGCTCGTCGCCCTCGAGGAGTCGGAACGTCGCGTGCCACGGCTTGCGCTCGACGGTCACCACACCACGGCCTCGGGGCGACTATAGCACGCGGCCCCGCACCGGCCACGAGTGGAGCCGTCGGGTCAGGTACGGCGGTACTGCCGCCAGACGAGATAGCCGATCCAGCCGGCCAGCACCAGCAGCGCGTACAGCGCGAGCCAGCGCTCGATGCGGTGGACGTCGGACAGGACGCGTTCGAGCTGATCGGTGAAGAGGAACGCGATGCCGAAGCTCACCGGCACGCCGATGAGCGCGGCCGCGGTATCCGCCACGATGAACCGCCAGAACGGCACGTGGGCGATGCCGGCCGTGAGGAAGGCGGCGGCCCGCAGCCCGACCACGTGGCGGGCCGTGAAGAGGATCTTGACGCCGTGGCGATGATACGCGGCCTTCAGGCGCTCCTCGCGTTCCCGAGTGAGCACCCGTCGCACGGCGTGCCAGTCCAGGATCCGCTCGCCCCAGTGATGGCCCACCCAATACAGGACCGTGTCCCCGCTCAACACGCCGACCAGACAGACGGGCAAGGCGATCCACCAGCGGATCACCAGCTCCTGGGCCAGAACCCCGGCCGCCATGATCGGCCCTTCCTCGGGGATGGGCAGCCCCAGGCCGGTGGCGAACAGGACGAGGAACAGCCCCAGATACGTGAAGTGCTCGATCAGGTGCTGGACCATCGGCTATGGTCTATACACGATGTCGACGTCCCGGCGCGTCATTCTCCACACCGAGTCCTCGGTCGGCTTCGGCGGCCAGGAGATCCGGGTGCTGGGCGAAACTCGCTGGCTGCTCGACCACGGCTGGGGCGCGCTGATCGCCTGCCAGCCCGGCAGCCGCCTCCTGAACGAGGCGCAGGCGGCCGGGCTGCCCGTCGCGGCGATCGCCATGCGAAGCGCGCTCGACGTGCGGGCGGTGCTGGCGCTGGGCCGGCTCATGAAAGCCCGCGGGGTCCGCCTGGTACACACCCACAGCTCCATCGACAGCTGGGTGGCCACGCCGGCCGCCAAGTCGCTCGGGCTGCCGGTCGTGCGCGGGCGCCACGTCACCATCCCGGTCCTGCGTCGGCGCGCCCTCGTCTATCGGCTCGCCGACCGCATCATCACCAGCGGCGAGGCGGTCAAGCGGATGATCGCCGAGGTCGGCGTTCCCGCCGACCGCATCGAGGCGATCGCGGCCGGCTACGACCCCGCCCGCTTCCACGCTGACGTCTCCGGAAAACCGGTGCGGAACGAGCTCGGGCTCACCGGCCCGGTGGTGGGCCTCGTGGCGAACCTCCGCGGGTCCAAGGGCCACCGGTATTTCCTGGAGGCGGCCCGGCTCGTCCTGGCCCGACTGCCGGCGACGCGCTTCCTCGTGGTGGGAGACGGGGTCGCCTTCGACGAGGTCCGCGGCCTGGTACACGAGCTGGGACTGCAGTCGCAGGTGATCATGACCGGCTTCCGGCGCGACATCCCCGAGGTCATGGCGGCGCTGGACGTCCTCGTGCTGCCCTCGACCCGCTCGGAAGCGGTGTCCCAGGTGATCTTGCAGGCCCTGGCGCTGGGGACGCCGGTCGTGGGCACGACCGTCGGCGGAACACCCGAGGTAGTGCGCGACGGCGTGACCGGCCGGCTGGTGCCGCCGGCCGACGTTGACGCTCTGGCCGCCGCCATACTGGATCTGTTGCACGACTTGACGTCGGCTCGCGCGATGGCCCGGGCCGGCCAGGCGCTGGTCCGGGAGCGCTACACCGTCGATGCGACGATGGCCCGCACCACCGCGATCTACGCCGAGCTCCTCGGCTGAGCCGCTATTGTGTCGGTACGACCACCGGCGGCGGCGGGGGAGGGGGAACCTCGTCGCGCGCGCGCCGGTCGGCGGGCGGCACGCGGAACCGATCGTCGTCCCCCGGGGGGACCCGGAACCGGTCGTCGCCTCGCGGCGGCACGCGGAACCGGTCATCGCTGCCCGGTGGGATCCGGCCGGTGTCGGCGGCCGGGCCTGGCGTCGGCGAAGCCGGCGTCGTCGTCGCGCCCGCGCCGCCCGGAGTGCCGACCGGCGCACCGGGAGCCGGCGGCGCCCCGGCCGCTGCCGTCGCGCCGAGGACGATCAGGGTGGTGGCAACGAACGTGCAGGCTGCTCTCATCACGCCCTCCCTCGGCGTCTGCGAGGAGCAACTACGGTGCCGTCGCCGCTTCCGCGGGGCCGTGTGGTAACGTGATTCGAGGACAGCGATGATCGTTCACGTGCTCGCCGTCGACTACGACGGCACGATCGCCGAGGACGGGCGAGTGGCCGTCACGACGGAGGCGGCACTCCAGCGGGTCCGGGCCTCGGGCCGGAAGCTGATGCTCGTCACGGGCCGCTTGCTCCCCGACCTGCGCCAGGCCTGCCCCGGCGTGGACATGATGTTCGACGCGGTCGTAGCCGAGAACG from the Candidatus Methylomirabilota bacterium genome contains:
- a CDS encoding PBP1A family penicillin-binding protein, which encodes MASLRRLFARPGSGDPQPGRLSGHRRWRGPLRFVAVGLAVTVALGAAALVTYTAVELARFQRVEIRRTTIVMATGQPLAPGMNVRALDLAGTLTRLRYREVRSTPTSPGRHLRQAAAWDIYVRGVAEAGPPRPRQLRLELDGDRITRILDDGAPVAAASLEPEVITSVADRPGEDYRPVRLADVPLAFLQAILAAEDHRFFEHAGIDLRGLARAFWVNLQSGRVAQGGSTITQQLVKNRLLGAQRTLGRKLREAWLAAVIEWYYTKEQILEAYLNEIYLGQRGGLAIRGVGAATRSYFGKEVHQLTLSESALVAGMVRAPNSYSPVLHPQRARQRRNTVLGRLRELQQISAADYEAARREPLRIRPAPTTGQLAPYFADYVREELEERLEGGLGGVGSRVFTTLDPALQRFAEQAVVRGLERLEKARPRLKRAAPRERLQAVLVALDPATGHIRALVGGRDYEQSQFNRAAFARRQPGSAFKPFVFAAALGRLQGEPAFTAATFVDDEPLAVTVEGEIWSPRNYQDRYEGRVTVRRALEQSLNSATVRIALEIGLDRVIRAARALGLTSRLAPVPAVALGAFEVSPLELGRAYLPFANGGVRLDRTTAVRSVRDADGSPGVLVEPTTAQAISPAEAYVMTSLLQGVIASGTGAAAQPLQAMGAVAGKTGTTNDGRDAWFVGYTPNLLALVWVGFDSGQAHGLSGSDAALLIWTAFIRQALEAYPAPGFPTPAGITTAKIDVANGKLASLFCPVTVRETFLTGTEPAPCDEHGVLPEPVVEWWRRFRDWLGR
- a CDS encoding HAD-IIA family hydrolase, encoding MLAGLRGFIFDLDGCVWSGEVLNPGARELLDGVGSSGRRLGFLSNNSRATGADLRARLHRLGVGVAEHVLTPLDIIGDVIGARWGRSRVLVIGAREMADAVLAAGHALIDVKEWRAATVVAVGNDFDLTYERLTAAARAAAAGAGLVTPNLDPRLPVEGGEFLPGCGAIVGAVATAAGVRPEVIGKPEPPLFRMMLARLGLPAPAVAMVGDGLASDIRGARAVGMPTVLYAPHGTEVTSEADVTVRSFTELAALIGLPA
- the glgA gene encoding glycogen synthase, which encodes MKALLLTREYPPHVYGGAGVVVDQLSQALGERMPVEVRCFGERSAASAEGIVVRGYAPWPRLAAGPEGPRFAPALETLSIDLAMARDPVDADVAHAHTWYADMAGLWIRTLYRIPLIVTLHSMEPLRPWKADQLGSGYLLSTWIEKTAVEAADRVIAVSGQMRDDIQRHFAVDPARVVVIHNGIDPQRFRRTGRRDALDRYGVRPPYVLFVGRITDQKGIFHLLDAAAKLPPSVQVVLCASAPDTAEIEERLRQAVPQHPNVRWINSMVPVDDVAQLYSHAVAFACPSVYEPFGLINLEAMACETPVVASAVGGILEVVEDGTTGYLVPPGRPDELAAALRRLLDDPGAARAMGKAGRRRVEERFSWARVAARTEEVYAEAIAEFRRTAAD
- a CDS encoding sigma-54 dependent transcriptional regulator, whose translation is MSDPATILVADDDPGLRESLERTLNRDGYRVVAASDGQAALERLQAGGVDLILTDLKMPGLSGIELLHAAKAIAPDVDVILLTAFGTIEEAVKAMKDGAYDFLTKPVQRAQLQRVIRQALERRALIEQNRALQQRLDALLRQGAVIGTSPAFRRMMTLVEQVANSSATVRIQGESGTGKELVARAIHERSPRRNGPFVAVNCAALPEALLESELFGYERGAFTGAAGRKEGRFELADGGTLFLDEVTDLSLVTQPKILRVLQEGEFERLGGTRTIRVDVRIVAATNQDLAQLVREKRFREDLYYRLNVITITVPPLRERREDIPVLAQHFLHLYAAKNNRKLEGFTDEARRRLEGYSWPGNVRELENVIERGVVLAKDAQIDVTDLPEEIAGAAPLPEGVLSIRIGTPLAEVEQRLLEATLRATRNNKTLTARLLGIDPRTVSRKLERWDEADDTSSDAATE
- a CDS encoding ATP-binding protein, coding for MVTVERKPWHATFRLLEGDERVFAVLLAVAMVGGLATIGLVPLRPRHQVDLYSLVFWFAAYKSGIFALVTINPRATRGIFLGALAIDLLLVFVLLCLTGAAESLFYLLFFPLVAVNAYYFGPWVGLTAALLAGGLYTLATHVVPPWVGWTPGVLLAGMFGLPAMTLGLVADRERRARGEVERLNTELTGTLNRLQSAQEELIVAERMATVGRLSLKVAHEVRNPISAIELNAEILQDIVRSRPGHDSDEAPALVSAIRDQVRALDALTEEYLTFARFPRPHFEEESVNGLVEEVGEFIRPVATRQGLRLRVATDPQVPMMEVDRGLLRQAVLNLVKNGLEALSRGHELTLASRREGDAVEVSVSDDGPGISDEVAKRLFEPFFTTKPQGTGLGLSIARQIVEEHGGDLRWENRPGGGACFTLRLPIKSPARV
- a CDS encoding DedA family protein, with protein sequence MVQHLIEHFTYLGLFLVLFATGLGLPIPEEGPIMAAGVLAQELVIRWWIALPVCLVGVLSGDTVLYWVGHHWGERILDWHAVRRVLTREREERLKAAYHRHGVKILFTARHVVGLRAAAFLTAGIAHVPFWRFIVADTAAALIGVPVSFGIAFLFTDQLERVLSDVHRIERWLALYALLVLAGWIGYLVWRQYRRT
- a CDS encoding glycosyltransferase, giving the protein MSTSRRVILHTESSVGFGGQEIRVLGETRWLLDHGWGALIACQPGSRLLNEAQAAGLPVAAIAMRSALDVRAVLALGRLMKARGVRLVHTHSSIDSWVATPAAKSLGLPVVRGRHVTIPVLRRRALVYRLADRIITSGEAVKRMIAEVGVPADRIEAIAAGYDPARFHADVSGKPVRNELGLTGPVVGLVANLRGSKGHRYFLEAARLVLARLPATRFLVVGDGVAFDEVRGLVHELGLQSQVIMTGFRRDIPEVMAALDVLVLPSTRSEAVSQVILQALALGTPVVGTTVGGTPEVVRDGVTGRLVPPADVDALAAAILDLLHDLTSARAMARAGQALVRERYTVDATMARTTAIYAELLG